In a single window of the Campylobacter iguaniorum genome:
- the glyS gene encoding glycine--tRNA ligase subunit beta, with protein MKFLIEIGVEELPAIPFLKELKNIKPKWKSLLDEFGLESEFGFDYTPRRLVLSGDIPEFAPDLEVENIGAPKQVALQNGSWSAAAKSFANKCGISEDELSFKEIKGKEVLYHKSVVKGKATDELLPVMVDKFIHSLNFGKSMRWGNGEHEFIRPIRSLVCILGERSLDFEIYGVRSGKAFYPHRKFGYDLVKFDSIDEYFAKLEQNGITLKSALRKEKILSEFKQIEAKSGLKIELDLELLDEVVAITEYPTALLGEFEKEFLEVPSEVIITSMKENQRYFPLHDASGELSNHFVVVSNQICDDYSLIIRGNEKVLRARLSDAKFFWENDLASEFSSEKLKTITYLTELGSMYDKEIRERDIARSLAKIYDRELRFEFDGDYEHELDRAVMLSKADLTTGMVYEFTNLQGVMGGYYAAYRKENPFVIDAIKEQYLPSGEGSLCPRTLFSSIVAISCKLDNLMGLFSINKIPNGNKDPYALRRAAAGIIKIVLNLDINFDVKNVLNSIKSSYKEFDIKALESFIYDRLYTMYDANTSVIKACLNSGESDLKRLNSAILALDEISKSDSFKENFSTFKRLANIIKDSEILSVDESLFEDESEKELNAKFKALSLDESDISKYLNELFGLKDAIDKFFDSVMINHENPNIKANRIALIGQIYKAFLKVADIKEITL; from the coding sequence ATGAAATTTTTAATAGAAATAGGTGTCGAAGAGCTACCTGCCATTCCTTTTTTAAAGGAACTAAAAAACATAAAACCAAAATGGAAATCTCTTTTAGATGAGTTTGGGCTGGAGAGTGAATTTGGGTTTGATTATACTCCAAGACGTCTTGTTTTAAGTGGTGATATTCCAGAGTTTGCGCCAGATCTTGAGGTGGAAAACATAGGAGCTCCAAAGCAAGTAGCCTTGCAAAATGGCTCTTGGAGTGCGGCTGCAAAAAGCTTTGCAAATAAATGCGGGATAAGCGAGGATGAGCTAAGCTTCAAAGAGATAAAAGGCAAAGAGGTTTTGTATCACAAAAGCGTGGTAAAAGGCAAAGCTACCGATGAATTGCTTCCGGTTATGGTGGATAAATTTATCCATTCACTAAACTTTGGAAAGTCCATGAGATGGGGAAATGGTGAGCATGAGTTTATACGTCCGATTCGCTCACTTGTTTGTATTTTGGGCGAGCGTAGTTTGGATTTTGAGATTTATGGTGTGAGAAGTGGGAAGGCGTTTTATCCACATAGAAAATTTGGCTATGACTTGGTTAAATTTGATAGCATTGATGAGTATTTTGCTAAGCTTGAGCAAAATGGAATAACGCTAAAAAGCGCACTTAGAAAAGAAAAAATCTTAAGCGAGTTTAAACAAATTGAGGCCAAAAGTGGCTTGAAAATCGAGCTTGATTTAGAGCTTCTTGATGAAGTTGTAGCGATCACTGAGTATCCTACGGCGTTGCTTGGAGAGTTTGAAAAAGAGTTCTTAGAAGTGCCAAGCGAAGTCATCATAACTTCTATGAAAGAAAACCAACGCTACTTCCCGCTTCACGACGCCTCTGGCGAGCTAAGCAACCATTTTGTGGTAGTTAGCAACCAAATTTGCGATGATTATTCTTTGATTATTAGAGGAAACGAAAAGGTACTAAGAGCAAGGCTAAGCGATGCTAAGTTCTTTTGGGAGAATGACCTTGCTAGTGAGTTTAGCAGCGAAAAGCTAAAGACCATAACATACCTAACCGAGCTTGGAAGTATGTATGACAAAGAAATCAGAGAGCGTGATATCGCAAGAAGCTTAGCGAAAATTTACGATAGAGAGCTTAGATTTGAGTTTGATGGGGATTATGAGCATGAGCTTGACCGCGCTGTAATGCTTAGCAAGGCCGATCTTACTACTGGCATGGTTTATGAGTTTACAAATCTTCAAGGTGTAATGGGCGGATATTACGCAGCGTACCGTAAGGAAAATCCATTTGTGATTGACGCGATAAAAGAGCAGTATCTGCCTAGTGGCGAGGGTAGTTTATGCCCTAGAACGCTGTTTTCTAGTATAGTTGCCATCTCTTGCAAGCTTGATAACTTGATGGGATTATTTAGTATAAACAAAATCCCAAATGGCAACAAAGACCCTTACGCACTTCGCAGAGCCGCAGCTGGAATCATAAAAATTGTGCTAAATTTAGATATAAATTTCGATGTCAAAAATGTGCTTAACTCTATAAAAAGTAGTTACAAAGAGTTTGATATAAAAGCGCTTGAGAGCTTTATATACGACAGACTTTATACTATGTATGATGCAAATACTTCAGTCATCAAGGCTTGTTTAAATAGCGGCGAGAGCGATTTAAAACGCCTAAATTCAGCCATTTTGGCACTTGATGAAATAAGTAAATCTGATAGTTTCAAAGAAAACTTCTCTACTTTCAAACGTCTAGCAAACATTATCAAAGATAGCGAAATTTTAAGCGTTGATGAGAGTTTGTTTGAAGATGAAAGCGAAAAAGAGCTAAATGCTAAATTTAAAGCTTTAAGCCTTGATGAAAGTGACATTTCAAAATATCTAAATGAGTTATTTGGGCTAAAAGATGCGATAGATAAATTCTTTGATAGTGTGATGATAAACCACGAAAATCCAAATATCAAAGCCAATAGAATCGCCCTAATAGGTCAAATTTACAAGGCGTTTTTGAAGGTCGCAGACATCAAGGAAATCACTTTATGA
- a CDS encoding endonuclease/exonuclease/phosphatase family protein produces the protein MRVLVLLFFAIFALAGELKIASFNTENLFDAVENGSEYKDFKNGRWSKFEYEKKLKSTSNLIKQIDADIIALQEIENENVLKDLAKISGYEYYKFATLDAKSPFGLGFLSKIAIKDSQKFIVKDVKTRPILSIDVEFDGKIMKLFCVHFPAKKNGIKKQKTAADALKSAIFQQKNTVVLGDFNSEFGYKFLLKDFSTFKNAWDLVAKFDRKSHVSGRAIDHIIYSPDLVVKSDSFKTKKSSSSDHLSLEAIIMQK, from the coding sequence TTGCGAGTTTTAGTTTTACTATTTTTTGCTATTTTTGCTTTAGCTGGCGAGCTAAAAATTGCTAGTTTTAATACTGAAAATCTCTTTGACGCCGTAGAAAATGGCAGCGAATACAAGGACTTTAAAAACGGCCGTTGGAGCAAATTTGAGTATGAAAAAAAGCTAAAATCTACATCAAATTTAATCAAGCAAATAGACGCCGATATAATAGCTTTGCAAGAGATAGAAAATGAAAATGTGCTAAAAGATTTGGCTAAAATAAGCGGATATGAATACTATAAATTTGCCACATTGGATGCAAAATCGCCTTTTGGGCTCGGATTTTTGTCTAAAATCGCTATCAAAGATAGCCAAAAATTTATTGTCAAAGATGTCAAAACTAGACCGATTTTATCCATAGATGTGGAATTTGATGGTAAAATAATGAAGCTTTTTTGCGTTCATTTCCCAGCAAAGAAAAATGGTATCAAAAAGCAAAAAACGGCTGCAGATGCTTTAAAATCAGCGATTTTTCAGCAAAAAAACACAGTAGTTTTGGGCGATTTTAACAGTGAATTTGGTTATAAATTTTTACTAAAAGATTTTAGCACGTTTAAAAACGCTTGGGATTTGGTCGCTAAATTTGATAGAAAATCACACGTGAGTGGCAGGGCAATCGATCATATAATATATAGCCCTGATTTGGTGGTAAAAAGTGACTCATTTAAGACCAAAAAATCATCTAGTTCAGACCATTTGAGCTTAGAAGCTATCATAATGCAAAAGTAG
- a CDS encoding tRNA (cytidine(34)-2'-O)-methyltransferase, which yields MFNIVLVYPEIHTNTGSIGRMCVNAGCTLHLIKPLGFEIDDKHLRRAGLDYWAKLNPKIWESFDEFMAENAKFQDRFFFATTKTNQLYFEAKFKPNDFIFFGSEGHGLPLEIMRLNKPNCITIPMTNNGRSLNQATSVGIITYEAIRQNISNFDFRSEVCEF from the coding sequence ATGTTTAACATAGTTTTGGTTTATCCTGAGATCCACACAAATACTGGAAGCATCGGCAGAATGTGTGTCAATGCTGGTTGCACACTTCATCTTATAAAACCTCTTGGATTTGAGATAGATGATAAGCATTTAAGGCGCGCGGGGCTTGATTACTGGGCGAAGCTAAATCCTAAAATTTGGGAGAGTTTTGATGAGTTTATGGCTGAGAATGCTAAATTTCAAGATAGATTTTTCTTTGCTACGACTAAGACAAATCAGCTATATTTCGAGGCTAAATTTAAGCCAAATGATTTTATATTCTTTGGCTCAGAAGGTCATGGGCTGCCGCTTGAAATAATGAGATTAAATAAGCCAAATTGTATAACTATACCGATGACAAACAATGGCAGAAGCCTAAATCAAGCTACAAGCGTGGGAATAATAACCTATGAAGCCATAAGACAAAATATATCAAATTTTGACTTTAGGAGCGAAGTTTGCGAGTTTTAG
- the purU gene encoding formyltetrahydrofolate deformylase, whose protein sequence is MNYILKIDCFDEKGLILRVSEIVFKNGLNYVSTSEFVDHENERFYMRAVMVGDINVSEFKNTLSAFLPRDAGIFCEEIRKKDIIVLATKENHCLGDLLIKHSSGELNANILGVVANHDTLKPLVEKFDIPFTLISTENLSREEHELAVLNELKKYKFDYMVLAKYMRILSPNFVANYPKKIINIHHSFLPAFIGANPYKQAHERGVKIIGATAHFVTNDLDEGPIITQDVVRVNHEMGWKDMQKAGRNVEKTVLSNALDLVFDERVFVHGNKTVIF, encoded by the coding sequence TTGAATTATATTTTAAAAATTGACTGTTTTGATGAAAAAGGTCTTATCCTAAGAGTTAGCGAAATAGTCTTTAAAAATGGATTAAACTACGTCAGTACAAGTGAATTTGTCGATCACGAAAATGAGAGATTTTATATGCGTGCAGTTATGGTCGGCGATATAAATGTGAGCGAGTTTAAAAACACTTTGAGTGCGTTTTTGCCACGAGATGCAGGGATTTTTTGTGAAGAAATTCGCAAAAAAGATATAATAGTCCTTGCGACAAAAGAAAATCACTGCTTGGGCGATCTACTCATCAAACACAGCAGTGGAGAGCTAAATGCAAATATCTTAGGCGTGGTAGCAAACCACGATACTCTAAAGCCTTTGGTAGAAAAATTTGACATACCTTTTACTTTGATAAGTACTGAAAATTTAAGCAGAGAAGAGCATGAATTAGCTGTTTTAAACGAGCTTAAAAAATATAAATTTGACTACATGGTTTTAGCAAAATATATGAGGATTTTAAGCCCAAATTTTGTGGCAAATTATCCAAAAAAAATCATAAATATTCACCACTCATTTCTTCCAGCTTTCATCGGCGCAAATCCTTATAAACAAGCTCATGAGCGTGGAGTTAAGATTATCGGAGCCACAGCGCACTTCGTGACAAATGACCTTGATGAGGGGCCTATCATCACCCAAGATGTCGTTAGGGTAAATCACGAAATGGGCTGGAAAGATATGCAAAAAGCTGGTAGAAACGTCGAAAAAACCGTCCTTAGCAACGCGCTTGATCTTGTTTTTGATGAGCGAGTTTTCGTACATGGTAACAAAACGGTGATTTTTTAG
- a CDS encoding quinolinate synthase NadA: protein MKESHISQILDKYGDDILIAAHYYQSQEIRKYANIVGSSYDLIMQCAKSNAKFIILCGVSFIAQSISMFAKNGQKVILPDPNAKCLMADSIDFVTVSNTILMINSLTEKKCAPVVYINSLISQQGICDKFDGSPCTGSNAKQIMDYYLKQDRPIFCYPNFYLALNCANELGIKPEEIAIFAKDLSLKCKGDLSKAKLFLYDACCGVHQKFKIEHIRNVKAKFKDIKIAVHFDCSEGVAKRADFVGSSDDIYEMIKGSNDKKWAIGADYELVLELQKQNLDKTIIALTISTCPNMQKITLKNLEKSLLNIENFIETGSKLNSLTHTKLSKDYLSSSLKIMSNITSLQATHN from the coding sequence GTGAAAGAGTCGCATATAAGCCAAATTCTAGACAAATATGGCGACGATATTTTAATCGCAGCCCACTACTATCAAAGCCAAGAGATAAGAAAGTACGCAAACATCGTAGGCAGCTCATACGATCTCATAATGCAGTGTGCAAAAAGCAATGCTAAATTTATAATATTATGTGGTGTTTCTTTTATCGCTCAAAGCATATCTATGTTTGCTAAAAATGGACAAAAAGTCATACTTCCTGATCCAAATGCTAAATGTTTGATGGCTGACTCTATTGATTTTGTTACCGTAAGTAACACCATTTTGATGATAAATTCACTTACTGAGAAAAAATGCGCGCCAGTAGTCTATATAAACTCACTCATAAGCCAACAAGGAATCTGTGATAAATTTGACGGATCACCATGTACTGGCTCAAATGCAAAGCAGATTATGGATTATTATCTAAAACAAGATAGACCGATTTTTTGCTATCCAAATTTTTATCTAGCGTTAAACTGTGCAAACGAGCTTGGTATCAAGCCAGAAGAAATAGCTATTTTTGCCAAAGATTTATCGTTAAAATGCAAAGGCGACTTGTCAAAGGCAAAACTATTTTTATATGACGCTTGTTGTGGAGTACATCAAAAGTTTAAAATAGAGCATATTAGAAATGTTAAAGCTAAATTTAAAGATATAAAAATAGCAGTTCATTTTGACTGCAGTGAGGGCGTGGCAAAACGAGCTGATTTCGTCGGTTCTAGCGATGATATTTATGAGATGATAAAAGGCTCAAATGATAAAAAATGGGCTATTGGAGCTGATTATGAGCTTGTTTTAGAGCTACAAAAACAAAATCTGGATAAAACTATTATCGCATTAACTATCTCGACCTGTCCTAATATGCAAAAAATCACTCTAAAAAACCTTGAAAAATCACTTTTAAATATTGAAAATTTCATAGAAACTGGCTCAAAGCTTAATTCGCTCACGCACACAAAACTAAGCAAAGATTATCTTTCTAGTTCGCTAAAAATTATGTCAAATATAACGTCACTTCAAGCAACTCACAACTAG
- a CDS encoding DedA family protein, with the protein MLAQIVDFLVNLVGEWGYIGIFLLMALESSFFPFPSEVVMIPAGYLVFKGDMNVWIAFLAGVFGSLAGAIFNYYLCYFFGRGFIEKYGKYVGITPEKMDKFEKFFIKYGEISTFNCRLLPGIRQYISLPAGLAKMNMFRFCLFTSIGAGIWVAILMAIGYVLGDQKELIKEYLHTITIGLVIAVAIISVAYIYIQKRKTN; encoded by the coding sequence ATGTTAGCCCAGATTGTTGATTTTTTAGTAAATTTAGTGGGTGAGTGGGGATATATTGGAATATTTTTACTTATGGCATTAGAAAGCAGCTTTTTTCCTTTTCCAAGCGAAGTCGTGATGATACCAGCTGGATACTTGGTTTTCAAAGGCGATATGAATGTTTGGATTGCATTTTTAGCAGGGGTTTTTGGTAGTCTTGCTGGAGCTATTTTTAACTACTATTTGTGTTATTTTTTTGGTAGAGGTTTCATAGAAAAATATGGTAAATACGTTGGTATAACGCCAGAAAAAATGGATAAATTTGAAAAGTTTTTTATAAAATACGGTGAGATTTCGACTTTTAATTGCCGTTTGCTTCCTGGAATTCGCCAGTATATCAGTCTTCCAGCAGGTCTTGCAAAGATGAATATGTTTAGATTTTGCTTGTTTACAAGCATTGGAGCTGGGATTTGGGTGGCTATACTTATGGCTATCGGATATGTTTTAGGCGATCAAAAAGAGCTGATAAAAGAGTATCTCCACACTATCACAATAGGACTTGTAATAGCTGTAGCCATCATAAGTGTAGCCTATATTTACATTCAAAAAAGAAAAACAAACTAA
- the lpxD gene encoding UDP-3-O-(3-hydroxymyristoyl)glucosamine N-acyltransferase, with amino-acid sequence MKLSEIYGILNLEFSGEDIEIQALNSLGRANENELSYCDSPKNAKFIEDSKAGAVLVTEQMANLVKSKAIVVENPHLAFAILSKPFSKPLFYEVAESMIDESATIMPNVHIGSNVKIGKNTVVMAGAYVGDNVVIGDECIIHPNVVIYNDCKIGNECHINANAVIGSDGFGYAHTKMGEHIKIYHNGWVELEDNVEIGACTTIDRGVFEPTIVKTHSKIDNLVQIGHNCELGFGCIIVAQVGLAGSSKLGRNVVMGGQSATVGHLSIGDFAKVAGRGGVTKDIEGKEDYAGYPVMKLKEWFKLQAKMLKVFGIKR; translated from the coding sequence ATGAAATTAAGTGAAATTTATGGTATTTTAAATTTAGAGTTTAGTGGCGAAGATATCGAAATCCAAGCCCTAAATTCGCTCGGACGTGCAAACGAAAATGAGCTAAGCTATTGCGATAGCCCAAAAAATGCTAAATTTATCGAAGATAGCAAGGCTGGAGCCGTGCTTGTCACAGAGCAAATGGCAAATTTAGTCAAAAGCAAAGCCATCGTGGTAGAAAATCCGCACCTTGCATTTGCTATTCTTTCTAAGCCTTTTTCAAAGCCGCTTTTTTATGAAGTAGCAGAGTCTATGATAGATGAGAGCGCGACTATCATGCCAAACGTACATATAGGTAGCAACGTAAAAATAGGCAAAAATACAGTTGTGATGGCTGGAGCTTATGTGGGAGATAATGTAGTCATAGGTGATGAGTGTATAATCCACCCAAATGTCGTGATATATAATGACTGCAAGATAGGAAATGAGTGTCACATAAACGCAAATGCAGTCATAGGAAGTGATGGATTTGGTTACGCTCATACTAAAATGGGTGAGCATATCAAGATCTATCACAATGGCTGGGTTGAGCTTGAAGATAACGTAGAAATCGGTGCTTGCACGACGATAGATCGTGGCGTGTTTGAGCCAACTATCGTAAAAACTCATAGCAAGATAGACAATCTAGTCCAAATAGGTCACAACTGTGAGCTTGGATTTGGTTGTATCATCGTGGCTCAAGTAGGGCTTGCAGGAAGCTCAAAGCTAGGAAGAAACGTAGTTATGGGTGGACAAAGCGCCACAGTTGGACATCTTAGCATAGGTGATTTTGCCAAAGTCGCAGGTCGTGGTGGCGTCACAAAAGACATTGAAGGCAAAGAAGATTACGCTGGATATCCTGTAATGAAGCTAAAAGAGTGGTTCAAACTCCAAGCAAAAATGCTAAAAGTATTTGGGATAAAACGATGA
- the ilvN gene encoding acetolactate synthase small subunit, whose protein sequence is MRRVISAIVLNEHGVLSRIAGLFSGRGYNIDSLTVAPVPDSEFSRVSIVTSGDERVFEQIVKQLHKLIPTYKVIDSGEYVEKEMVLVKISLNEDFSGLDAILKSYNGSVANANENYIIVMACDNASRIDCFIKVMKKYNPIQIVRSGSVMMEV, encoded by the coding sequence ATGAGAAGAGTTATATCAGCTATCGTTTTAAATGAGCATGGCGTTCTAAGCCGTATTGCAGGGCTTTTTTCTGGACGTGGATACAACATAGATTCTTTGACTGTTGCTCCAGTGCCTGATAGTGAGTTTTCAAGAGTAAGTATCGTAACTAGTGGCGATGAGAGGGTTTTTGAACAAATCGTAAAACAACTTCATAAGCTCATCCCTACATACAAAGTCATAGATAGCGGCGAATACGTAGAAAAAGAGATGGTCTTAGTCAAAATTTCTTTAAATGAAGATTTTAGCGGACTTGATGCGATACTAAAATCTTACAACGGAAGCGTTGCAAACGCAAACGAAAATTATATTATCGTTATGGCTTGCGATAATGCTAGTAGGATTGATTGCTTTATAAAAGTTATGAAAAAATATAATCCGATTCAAATCGTAAGAAGCGGATCTGTAATGATGGAAGTATGA
- a CDS encoding acetolactate synthase large subunit — protein MKRLNGSQMISEALKHEGVEFVFGYPGGAALNIYDETYKQNYFTHILTRHEQAAVHAADGYARASGKVGVAFVTSGPGFTNAVTGLATAYADSIPLVLISGQVALPLIGTDAFQEIDAVGISRPCVKHNFLVKTIDELPRILKEAFYIARSGRPGPVHVDVPKDVTAAIGDFVYPDEIKMQTYKPTTKGHPNQIKKACEAISKSKKPILYLGGGAINSNASDEIRKFAATAKIPAVLTLMALGVLRSDDELNLGMVGMHGSYAANMALSESDLIICLGARFDDRVTGKLSEFGKNAKVIHVDIDPSSIGKIVNAEYPIVGDLKNVMIELNDKIDIKDDIFKPWRDQIEIYKKLHPLGYKDSDEVLKPQWVVQNIAKITGEDAIIATDVGQHQMWVAQFYPFNEPRHLLTSGGLGTMGYGLPSAVGAAWASDKPVIAVSGDGGFLMNIQELMTLVANKKRVINIILNNNFLGMVRQWQTFFYEERYSNTDLSIQPNFVKICEGFGGVGFSVKTKDEFKAALKKALELDTVSVIEVKIDRFENVLPMVPAGAAIYNMILE, from the coding sequence ATGAAAAGATTAAATGGTTCACAGATGATAAGTGAAGCATTAAAGCACGAAGGAGTTGAGTTTGTTTTTGGCTATCCTGGTGGAGCGGCTTTAAACATATATGATGAGACTTATAAACAAAATTATTTTACTCATATACTTACTCGTCACGAACAAGCAGCAGTGCATGCAGCAGATGGATACGCTAGAGCTAGCGGCAAAGTCGGAGTTGCTTTTGTGACAAGTGGTCCTGGTTTTACGAATGCTGTAACTGGCCTTGCTACTGCTTATGCTGATTCGATTCCACTGGTGCTCATAAGCGGTCAAGTCGCCCTACCGCTCATAGGTACTGACGCATTTCAAGAAATAGACGCTGTTGGCATCTCAAGACCTTGTGTAAAACATAACTTTCTAGTCAAAACAATAGATGAGCTTCCTCGCATTCTAAAAGAGGCTTTTTATATAGCAAGAAGTGGTCGTCCAGGCCCTGTGCATGTGGACGTGCCAAAAGACGTAACGGCTGCTATTGGGGATTTTGTCTATCCTGATGAGATAAAAATGCAAACTTATAAGCCAACCACAAAAGGTCATCCAAATCAGATTAAAAAAGCCTGTGAAGCTATAAGCAAATCCAAAAAACCTATCTTATATCTTGGTGGTGGAGCTATAAACTCAAATGCCAGCGATGAGATAAGAAAATTTGCCGCTACCGCTAAAATCCCAGCCGTGCTTACTTTAATGGCACTTGGTGTTTTAAGAAGTGATGATGAGTTAAATTTAGGTATGGTCGGAATGCACGGAAGCTACGCTGCAAATATGGCTTTAAGTGAGTCAGATCTCATAATCTGTCTTGGAGCTAGATTTGATGATAGGGTTACTGGAAAACTAAGCGAATTTGGCAAAAATGCAAAAGTCATACACGTAGATATCGATCCAAGTAGCATTGGCAAAATCGTAAATGCAGAGTATCCAATAGTCGGCGATCTAAAAAATGTAATGATAGAGCTAAATGATAAAATAGATATAAAAGATGATATTTTCAAACCTTGGAGAGATCAAATAGAAATCTATAAAAAACTTCATCCACTTGGCTACAAAGATAGCGATGAGGTCTTAAAACCTCAATGGGTAGTACAAAATATAGCCAAAATCACTGGAGAAGACGCCATAATCGCAACAGATGTCGGTCAGCACCAAATGTGGGTAGCGCAATTTTATCCATTTAATGAGCCAAGACATCTGCTTACAAGTGGTGGGCTTGGAACAATGGGATATGGCTTGCCAAGTGCAGTGGGAGCTGCGTGGGCTAGTGATAAACCAGTCATCGCTGTGAGTGGGGATGGTGGATTTCTTATGAATATCCAAGAGCTGATGACTCTAGTAGCAAATAAAAAACGCGTGATAAATATCATTTTAAACAACAACTTCTTAGGAATGGTTCGCCAATGGCAGACATTTTTCTATGAAGAGAGATACTCAAACACAGATCTAAGCATTCAACCAAATTTTGTCAAAATTTGCGAAGGTTTTGGCGGAGTTGGATTTAGCGTTAAGACTAAAGATGAGTTTAAAGCTGCACTTAAAAAAGCTCTTGAGCTAGACACGGTAAGCGTTATAGAGGTAAAAATAGATAGATTTGAAAACGTTTTACCTATGGTTCCAGCTGGAGCTGCAATTTATAATATGATATTGGAGTAA
- the flgH gene encoding flagellar basal body L-ring protein FlgH encodes MSKYIFTVFLLVLTGCASSDPKISMEPPAYVEQLPAKENGLGQVNQGSLFGRGDNPLFSDRKAMNINDIVTIVISENTNQSSKSDKSTNKDSTLSLNAGAFSAGDDSRWGSVTNQLNRLTNVGFSGGSANKYSGSGSNTRNEAFTTTISARIIKILNNGNYFIEGSKELLINNEKQIVQISGVIRPYDISQNNQIESRYIADAKILYKTEGDLDRATTKPWGTRMLESIWPF; translated from the coding sequence ATGAGCAAATATATTTTTACTGTTTTTTTACTGGTTTTGACAGGTTGTGCTAGTAGCGATCCAAAGATTTCTATGGAGCCACCAGCTTACGTAGAGCAGCTCCCAGCGAAAGAAAATGGTCTTGGGCAAGTAAATCAAGGAAGCCTTTTTGGGCGTGGAGATAATCCTTTGTTTTCAGATAGAAAAGCTATGAATATAAATGATATCGTGACTATTGTCATTAGTGAAAATACAAATCAAAGCTCAAAAAGTGATAAATCCACAAACAAAGACTCAACACTATCATTAAATGCTGGAGCCTTTAGCGCTGGAGATGACTCAAGATGGGGCAGTGTGACAAATCAGCTAAACAGACTTACAAATGTAGGATTCAGTGGCGGAAGTGCGAACAAATATAGCGGAAGTGGATCAAATACAAGAAATGAAGCATTTACTACCACAATCTCAGCTAGAATCATCAAAATACTAAATAACGGAAATTATTTTATAGAAGGAAGCAAAGAGCTACTCATAAACAACGAAAAACAAATCGTACAAATAAGTGGCGTCATCAGACCTTATGACATCAGCCAAAACAACCAAATCGAATCTAGATACATAGCAGATGCTAAGATACTTTACAAAACCGAGGGCGATTTAGACAGAGCTACTACAAAACCTTGGGGAACTAGAATGCTAGAGAGTATTTGGCCGTTTTAA